A window of Polyodon spathula isolate WHYD16114869_AA chromosome 22, ASM1765450v1, whole genome shotgun sequence contains these coding sequences:
- the LOC121296835 gene encoding proheparin-binding EGF-like growth factor isoform X1 produces MTRVTFVLVLFHAAVFCSLVKGAAIERFETNMSPSVEIKEALRNKIIGDDDYDYDYDSSRELAYEEEPWSGDYGIEFPRVAFSTKPLDLSTNLNQKQGKKRKGKGGKKGKGKKRDMCQGKYKDFCIHGECKYIRDLKAPSCICQQGYMGERCHLFSLPVVKNNDNYDKTTVLAVVAMVLSSMCLIGIAALLALRFHKRGAYDVENEEKVKLGTATNL; encoded by the exons ATGACGCGTGTTACATTTGTGCTTGTGCTTTTCCACGCAGCCG tattCTGCAGTTTAGTGAAGGGAGCTGCCATTGAACGGTTCGAGACCAACATGTCTCCCAGTGTAGAAATCAAAGAGGCtctcagaaataaaataattggagatgACGACTATGATTACGACTACGACAGCAGCAGGGAGCTCGCATACGAGGAGGAACCCTGGTCCGGAGACTATGGCATTGAATTCCCGAGAG TGGCGTTTTCCACCAAACCACTAGACCTGTCCACCAATTTAAACCAAAAACAAGGCAAAAAGAGGAAAGgcaaggggggaaaaaagggCAAAGGCAAAAAGAGAGACATGTGCCAGGGAAAATACAAAGACTTCTGCATCCACGGGGAGTGCAAATACATCCGGGATCTCAAAGCGCCGTCCTGCAT CTGCCAGCAGGGATACATGGGAGAGCGGTGTCATCTCTTCAGCCTGCCGGTAGTTAAGAACAACGACAACTACGACAAGACCACTGTCCTCGCTGTGGTGGCCATGGTGCTGTCGTCCATGTGCTTGATTGGAATCGCAGCGCTTCTAGCACTGAG GTTTCATAAGAGGGGAGCGTACGATGTGGAAAATGAAGAAAAGGTCAAGTTGGGAACAGCAACTAACCTCTAA
- the LOC121296835 gene encoding proheparin-binding EGF-like growth factor isoform X2: MSPSVEIKEALRNKIIGDDDYDYDYDSSRELAYEEEPWSGDYGIEFPRVAFSTKPLDLSTNLNQKQGKKRKGKGGKKGKGKKRDMCQGKYKDFCIHGECKYIRDLKAPSCICQQGYMGERCHLFSLPVVKNNDNYDKTTVLAVVAMVLSSMCLIGIAALLALRFHKRGAYDVENEEKVKLGTATNL, translated from the exons ATGTCTCCCAGTGTAGAAATCAAAGAGGCtctcagaaataaaataattggagatgACGACTATGATTACGACTACGACAGCAGCAGGGAGCTCGCATACGAGGAGGAACCCTGGTCCGGAGACTATGGCATTGAATTCCCGAGAG TGGCGTTTTCCACCAAACCACTAGACCTGTCCACCAATTTAAACCAAAAACAAGGCAAAAAGAGGAAAGgcaaggggggaaaaaagggCAAAGGCAAAAAGAGAGACATGTGCCAGGGAAAATACAAAGACTTCTGCATCCACGGGGAGTGCAAATACATCCGGGATCTCAAAGCGCCGTCCTGCAT CTGCCAGCAGGGATACATGGGAGAGCGGTGTCATCTCTTCAGCCTGCCGGTAGTTAAGAACAACGACAACTACGACAAGACCACTGTCCTCGCTGTGGTGGCCATGGTGCTGTCGTCCATGTGCTTGATTGGAATCGCAGCGCTTCTAGCACTGAG GTTTCATAAGAGGGGAGCGTACGATGTGGAAAATGAAGAAAAGGTCAAGTTGGGAACAGCAACTAACCTCTAA